One region of Citrus sinensis cultivar Valencia sweet orange chromosome 6, DVS_A1.0, whole genome shotgun sequence genomic DNA includes:
- the LOC107177327 gene encoding uncharacterized protein LOC107177327, whose product MVAPSFLSSCDSDDISVGKLFAEKNEFILQLRKVAFRDKFDFKIARIDNVHTCYNEVLVYGRHQVRSRVVDHIITDKYIQDNRIYTPNDVRADMQQEYGVQLTYQQTYRAREVGIEIVRGNPTESYNLLPKYSHVLTKTNEGTVTHLERDGDGNFLYYFVALGSSIKDFMQYIQPVIVVDGTHIKGLYCGSMFVATCLDGNNQLYPLAIGVMESENNNALEWFMMKLHGMIDDRPEFVIISYRCIAIRRVVLKVFHNATHGVCFYHVKAKAYGHEEFKRQLERLWMIHSGAADYLENNVGTCNWAMSQFEGRRKIVAESTNTRLTTWANEIVTERRTIAERMIVRPVSPHRFQVVDGGIKEGLVDLQKKTCSCIVFQLDQLVCVHAIAACLTVRVDFINLCSDFYITESLAMAYAQPVEPIGNVADWEVQDEIQEMQVYPPVEAPPPGHRKDLRIPSAGDDVNR is encoded by the exons ATGGTTGCTCCAAGCTTTCTTAGCAGTTGTGACTCAGATGATATCAGTGTGGGTAAGCTATTTGCTGAGAAGAATGAGTTTATATTACAACTACGCAAGGTTGCCTTTAGggataagtttgatttcaagattgcacg AATTGACAATGTACACACTTGTTATAATGAGGTATTGGTTTATGGACGTCATCAAGTAAGGAGCCGGGTTGTCGATCATATTATCACAGATAAATATATTCAAGACAATAGGATTTATACTCCGAATGACGTAAGAGCAGATATGCAACAGGAATACGGTGTTCAGTTAACATACCAGCAGACATATCGGGCCAGAGAAGTTGGTATTGAAATAGTTCGAGGCAACCCTACAGAGTCATACAACTTGCTCCCTAAATACTCTCACGTACTAACTAAAACGAATGAGGGTACAGTCACTCACCTCGAGCGGGATGGAGATGGTAATTTCTTGTACTACTTTGTAGCACTTGGATCTTCCATCAAAGATTTTATGCAGTACATTCAGCCTGTCATTGTTGTAGATGGTACTCATATCAAGGGGCTATATTGTGGAAGCATGTTTGTAGCAACATGTCTTGATGGTAACAATCAATTGTATCCGTTAGCCATTGGGGTCATGGAATCAGAAAACAATAATGCTTTGGAATGGTTTATGATGAAGTTACACGGAATGATTGACGATAGACCTGAGTTTGTAATTATCTCTTATCGATGCATTGCCATAAGGAGAGTCGTTCTTAAAGTATTTCACAATGCAACtcatggcgtttgtttttaccaTGTGAAAG CAAAAGCATATGGCCACGAGGAATTTAAAAGACAACTTGAAAGGTTGTGGATGATCCACTCGGGTGCAGCTGATtacttagaaaataatgtcgGTACGTGTAATTGGGCAATGTCTCAGTTTGAAGGTAGGAG aaaaattgtgGCTGAATCAACGAACACTCGGCTAACAACATGGGCAAATGAAATAGTCACTGAGAGGAGAACTATAGCTGAAAGAATGATAGTTCGGCCGGTGTCTCCGCATCGATTTCAAGTTGTAGATGGTGGGATTAAGGAAGGTTTGGTTGACTTGCAAAAGAAAACTTGCTCCTGCATAGTGTTTCAGCTTGATCAGCTTGTATGTGTTCATGCAATTGCAGCGTGTCTAACTGTCCGAGTGGATTTTATTAACCTTTGTTCGGACTTTTACATTACAGAATCGTTGGCGATGGCTTATGCACAACCAGTGGAGCCAATTGGCAACGTGGCTGATTGGGAAGTTCAAGATGAAATTCAGGAGATGCAAGTATACCCACCAGTTGAGGCACCACCACCTGGTCATCGTAAAGATCTCAGAATACCATCGGCCGGCGATGACGTTAACCGGTGA